Proteins from a single region of Shinella zoogloeoides:
- a CDS encoding ABC transporter permease subunit, protein MLRFIFGRLAVLIPTFIGVSIIAFSFIRLLPGDPVMLMSGERVMSPERHTELMHQLGLDRPMYVQYFDYLTGLLQGDFGSSIVTKRPVLEDFVNLFPATLELSLCAIIVAVLLGIPAGVLAAVKRGTWLDQSIMGVALVGYSMPIFWWGLLLIIFFSGYLGWTPVSGRISLMYFFPQVTGFMLIDSLISGQAGAFKSALTYLILPTVVLATIPLAVIARQTRSAMLEVLGEDYVRTARAKGLSPFRVVGVHALRNAMIPVITTIGLQVGVLLAGAILTETIFSWPGIGKWMVDSVFKRDYAVVQGGLMLIAAVIMIVNLVVDLLYGWVNPRIRH, encoded by the coding sequence ATGTTGCGCTTCATCTTCGGACGGCTCGCCGTCCTGATACCCACGTTCATCGGGGTGTCGATCATCGCGTTCTCCTTCATTCGACTTCTGCCGGGCGACCCGGTCATGCTGATGTCGGGCGAACGCGTCATGTCGCCGGAACGGCACACCGAGCTCATGCACCAGCTCGGCCTCGACCGTCCGATGTATGTCCAGTATTTCGACTATCTGACCGGCCTGCTCCAGGGCGATTTCGGCTCGTCGATCGTCACCAAGCGGCCCGTTCTCGAAGACTTCGTGAACCTCTTCCCGGCCACGCTGGAGCTTTCGCTCTGCGCCATCATCGTCGCCGTCCTGCTCGGCATTCCGGCCGGCGTGCTGGCCGCGGTCAAGCGCGGCACCTGGCTCGACCAGTCGATCATGGGCGTCGCGCTCGTCGGCTATTCGATGCCGATCTTCTGGTGGGGCCTGCTGCTCATCATCTTCTTCTCCGGCTATCTCGGCTGGACGCCGGTCTCGGGGCGCATCTCGCTGATGTACTTCTTCCCCCAGGTCACCGGCTTCATGCTCATCGACAGCCTGATCTCCGGTCAGGCCGGCGCCTTCAAGTCGGCGCTGACCTATCTGATCCTGCCGACGGTGGTTCTCGCGACGATCCCGCTCGCGGTCATCGCGCGCCAGACCCGCTCGGCGATGCTCGAAGTGCTGGGTGAGGATTATGTCCGCACCGCCCGCGCCAAGGGCCTCTCGCCCTTCCGCGTCGTCGGCGTTCATGCGTTGCGCAATGCGATGATCCCCGTCATCACCACCATCGGCCTTCAGGTCGGCGTGCTGCTGGCGGGCGCCATCCTCACCGAGACGATCTTCTCCTGGCCGGGCATCGGCAAGTGGATGGTCGACAGCGTCTTCAAGCGCGACTATGCCGTGGTGCAGGGTGGCCTGATGCTGATCGCCGCCGTCATCATGATCGTCAACCTCGTGGTCGACCTGCTTTACGGCTGGGTCAATCCGCGTATCCGGCACTAG
- a CDS encoding ABC transporter permease subunit: MSTAVQNTKPPSGFSEFWFYFSRNKGAVIGLAIFLVILVLAVFAPIVAPHDPSVQNRDVLLLPPAFSAGGNWSYLLGTDAVGRDILSRLIYGARFSLFIGLVVVTLSVVSGVLIGLIAGYFRGKVDTFIMRIMDIILAFPSLLLALVLVAVLGPGLLNAMIAISLVNQPHFVRLTRAAVMTEKSKDYVIGSQVAGAGTMRLMFLTILPNCLAPLIVQATLAFSAAILDAAALGFLGMGAQPPTPEWGTMLAEAREFIQRAWWVVTFPGLAILVTVLAINLMGDGLRDALDPKLKRS, encoded by the coding sequence ATGAGCACCGCTGTTCAAAACACCAAGCCGCCCTCGGGCTTTTCCGAATTCTGGTTCTATTTCTCGCGCAACAAGGGCGCCGTCATCGGCCTCGCCATCTTCCTGGTGATCCTGGTCCTGGCGGTCTTCGCACCCATCGTCGCGCCGCATGATCCGAGCGTCCAGAACCGCGACGTCCTTCTCCTGCCGCCGGCCTTCTCCGCGGGCGGAAACTGGAGCTACCTTCTCGGAACCGACGCCGTCGGCCGCGACATCCTCTCGCGCCTCATCTATGGCGCGCGCTTCTCGCTCTTCATCGGTCTCGTCGTCGTGACGCTGTCGGTGGTTTCGGGCGTGCTGATCGGTCTCATCGCCGGCTATTTCCGCGGCAAGGTCGACACCTTCATCATGCGCATCATGGATATCATCCTGGCGTTCCCCTCGCTGCTGCTCGCCCTCGTGCTGGTGGCCGTGCTGGGTCCGGGCCTGCTCAACGCCATGATCGCCATCTCGCTCGTCAACCAGCCGCATTTCGTGCGCCTGACGCGCGCGGCGGTGATGACGGAGAAGTCCAAGGATTACGTCATCGGTTCGCAGGTCGCCGGCGCCGGTACGATGCGTCTGATGTTCCTGACGATTCTGCCGAACTGCCTTGCCCCGCTCATCGTCCAGGCGACGCTCGCCTTCTCGGCGGCGATCCTCGATGCGGCGGCGCTCGGCTTCCTCGGCATGGGCGCCCAGCCGCCGACGCCGGAATGGGGCACGATGCTTGCCGAAGCGCGCGAATTCATCCAGCGCGCCTGGTGGGTCGTCACCTTCCCGGGCCTTGCCATCCTCGTCACCGTGCTTGCCATCAACCTCATGGGTGACGGCCTGCGCGACGCCCTCGATCCCAAGCTGAAGAGGTCGTGA
- a CDS encoding ABC transporter ATP-binding protein, which yields MSLLEIKNLTVEFQTASGPFRAVDGVSLKVDEGEVLAVVGESGSGKSVSMLAAMGLLPWTAKVTADVLTFNGRDMRSMSDSERRKIIGKDIAMIFQEPIASLNPCFTVGYQIEEVLRIHTDLSRKARRDRAIELFQSVGIPNPEERLGHYPHQMSGGQCQRVMIATALACNPKLLIADEPTTALDVTIQKQILDLLMKLQAEHGMGLIIITHDMGVVAETADRVIVQYKGRQIEEADVLSLFTAPKSVYTKALLSALPENATGGRLPTITEKLTDAEIFAGAMR from the coding sequence ATGTCGCTTCTCGAAATCAAAAACCTCACCGTCGAGTTCCAGACGGCATCCGGTCCCTTCCGCGCCGTGGACGGCGTTTCCCTCAAGGTCGACGAGGGCGAGGTTCTCGCCGTCGTCGGCGAATCCGGCTCGGGCAAGTCCGTCTCCATGCTCGCCGCCATGGGCCTTCTGCCCTGGACGGCGAAGGTGACGGCGGACGTCCTGACCTTCAACGGCCGCGACATGCGGTCGATGTCGGACAGCGAGCGCCGCAAGATCATCGGCAAGGATATCGCCATGATCTTCCAGGAGCCGATCGCCAGCCTCAATCCGTGCTTCACGGTCGGCTACCAGATCGAGGAAGTGCTGCGCATCCACACGGACCTCAGCCGCAAGGCGCGCCGCGACCGGGCCATCGAACTGTTCCAGTCGGTCGGCATTCCGAACCCGGAAGAGCGCCTCGGCCACTATCCGCACCAGATGTCGGGCGGCCAGTGCCAGCGCGTGATGATCGCCACGGCGCTCGCCTGCAATCCCAAGCTTCTCATCGCCGACGAGCCGACCACCGCGCTCGACGTGACGATCCAGAAGCAGATTCTCGACCTCCTGATGAAGCTGCAGGCCGAACACGGCATGGGCCTCATCATCATCACCCACGACATGGGCGTCGTCGCCGAAACCGCCGACCGCGTCATCGTGCAGTACAAGGGCCGCCAGATCGAGGAGGCCGATGTGCTGTCGCTCTTCACGGCCCCCAAGAGCGTCTATACCAAGGCTCTTCTCTCGGCCCTGCCGGAGAACGCCACGGGCGGTCGCCTGCCGACGATCACGGAAAAGCTGACCGACGCCGAGATTTTTGCGGGAGCCATGCGATGA
- a CDS encoding dipeptide ABC transporter ATP-binding protein: MTPVLEAKNLKRDYHIPGSLMKPAKTVHAVKGVSFKVEEGKTLAIVGESGCGKSTLARMVTMIDPITEGEMLIDGRKVDIASEPLTTEMRSKVQIVFQNPYGSLNPRKKIGDILTEPLVINTKIPAGERRDRAMAMLKKVGLEEKHYGRYPHMFSGGQRQRVAIARALMLNPRLLVLDEPVSALDLSVQAQVLNLLADLQDEFRLTYVFISHDLSVVRHIADDVMVMYFGEAVEYGSRDQVFDDPQHSYTKTLFAATPRVDVDAIRARIEKRQRVA, translated from the coding sequence ATGACCCCTGTTCTCGAAGCAAAAAACCTCAAGCGCGACTACCACATCCCCGGCAGTCTCATGAAGCCGGCCAAGACCGTCCACGCCGTCAAGGGCGTGAGCTTCAAGGTCGAGGAAGGCAAGACGCTCGCCATCGTCGGCGAAAGCGGCTGCGGCAAGTCCACCCTTGCCCGCATGGTCACGATGATCGACCCGATCACCGAAGGCGAAATGCTGATCGACGGCCGCAAGGTCGATATCGCCAGCGAGCCGCTGACCACCGAGATGCGCAGCAAGGTGCAGATCGTCTTCCAGAATCCCTACGGTTCGCTCAATCCGCGCAAGAAGATCGGCGATATCCTGACCGAGCCGCTGGTCATCAACACGAAGATTCCGGCCGGTGAACGGCGTGACCGCGCCATGGCCATGCTGAAGAAGGTGGGGCTGGAGGAGAAGCATTACGGGCGCTACCCGCACATGTTCTCGGGCGGCCAGCGCCAGCGCGTGGCGATCGCCCGCGCGCTGATGCTCAACCCGCGCCTGTTGGTTCTCGACGAGCCGGTCTCGGCGCTCGACCTTTCGGTCCAGGCCCAGGTGCTCAACCTGCTCGCCGACCTGCAGGACGAGTTCCGCCTGACCTACGTCTTCATCAGCCACGACCTTTCGGTCGTGCGCCACATCGCCGACGATGTGATGGTGATGTATTTCGGCGAGGCGGTGGAATATGGCAGCCGCGACCAGGTCTTCGACGACCCGCAGCACAGCTATACCAAGACGCTCTTCGCCGCGACGCCCCGCGTCGACGTGGACGCCATCCGCGCCCGCATCGAAAAGCGCCAGCGCGTCGCCTGA
- a CDS encoding gluconokinase — translation MKNARAIVVMGVSGCGKTSVAEGLAASLGAAFIEGDSLHPAANVDKMSHGIALTDEDRWPWLDTVGRAMADVLAGNGSVVVSCSALKKAYRDRLRFSAGGELAFVFLKGSRELLMSRMAAREGHFMPVSLLDSQLATLQDPSGEPGVVTVDIDASIEAIVASALDGLNR, via the coding sequence ATGAAGAACGCCCGCGCCATCGTCGTCATGGGCGTTTCCGGCTGCGGCAAGACCTCGGTTGCCGAGGGACTTGCCGCAAGTCTCGGCGCCGCCTTCATCGAAGGCGACAGCCTGCATCCCGCCGCCAATGTGGACAAGATGTCCCACGGCATCGCCCTGACCGACGAGGACCGCTGGCCCTGGCTCGACACGGTCGGCCGGGCGATGGCGGATGTGCTCGCCGGCAACGGCAGCGTCGTCGTCTCGTGCTCCGCCCTGAAGAAAGCCTACCGCGACCGCCTGCGCTTTTCCGCCGGCGGCGAACTCGCATTCGTCTTCCTCAAGGGAAGCCGCGAATTGCTGATGTCCCGCATGGCCGCGCGCGAGGGGCACTTCATGCCCGTCAGCCTGCTCGACAGCCAGCTTGCGACGCTGCAGGACCCGTCCGGCGAACCGGGCGTCGTGACCGTCGATATCGATGCCTCCATCGAGGCCATCGTCGCGTCCGCTCTCGACGGGCTGAACCGCTGA
- a CDS encoding response regulator, which yields MSLSTRIAPHLAYLRRFSRAVTGSQTSGDAYVAAMLEALVADISLYPEGRSDRIALYRLYCTLFDTLDVTLPDNSSPFGWERQAAANLANLPPDERKAFLLVAVEGFDIAEGADILDVSPERFTALLDEASRDISRQVATDIMIIEDEPLIAMDIEDMVRGLGHNVTGIARTHSEAVDLYHRTSPRMVLADIQLADGSSGIDAVNDILKNSTIPVIFITAFPERLLTGEKPEPAFLVTKPFNPDMVKALISQALFFDEQARLAKSA from the coding sequence ATGTCACTTTCCACCCGTATCGCACCGCATCTCGCCTATCTGAGGCGGTTTTCCCGTGCCGTGACGGGTTCCCAGACCTCCGGCGACGCCTATGTCGCCGCCATGCTGGAAGCGCTGGTCGCCGATATCTCGCTTTATCCGGAAGGGCGCAGCGACCGGATCGCGCTTTACCGACTCTACTGCACGCTCTTCGACACGCTCGACGTGACGCTGCCGGACAACAGCTCCCCCTTCGGCTGGGAGCGGCAGGCGGCCGCGAACCTCGCCAACCTGCCGCCGGATGAACGCAAGGCCTTCCTGCTCGTCGCGGTCGAGGGTTTCGACATCGCCGAGGGAGCGGACATCCTGGATGTTTCCCCGGAGCGTTTCACCGCATTGCTCGACGAAGCCTCGCGCGACATCTCGCGGCAGGTGGCGACCGATATCATGATCATCGAGGACGAGCCGCTGATCGCCATGGACATCGAGGACATGGTGCGGGGCCTCGGCCATAACGTGACGGGCATCGCGCGCACCCATTCGGAAGCGGTCGACCTCTATCACCGCACCTCGCCGCGTATGGTGCTGGCCGATATCCAGCTTGCCGACGGCAGCTCGGGCATCGACGCCGTGAACGATATCCTGAAGAACAGCACGATCCCGGTGATCTTCATCACCGCCTTCCCGGAGCGGCTGCTGACGGGCGAAAAGCCGGAACCGGCCTTCCTCGTCACCAAGCCGTTCAACCCGGACATGGTGAAGGCGCTGATCAGCCAGGCGCTGTTCTTCGACGAACAGGCGCGGCTCGCAAAGTCCGCTTGA
- a CDS encoding NepR family anti-sigma factor — protein MTEPSNDKRHGGAIASATAAFDPNGAIGRKLKSFYDAVETEPVPDRLLDLLEKLDEAERRAESGS, from the coding sequence ATGACCGAGCCCAGCAACGACAAGAGACACGGCGGCGCGATCGCTTCCGCCACGGCTGCCTTCGACCCCAATGGTGCGATCGGCCGCAAGCTCAAATCTTTCTATGACGCCGTCGAGACGGAACCCGTGCCCGATCGCCTGCTCGATCTTCTCGAAAAGCTCGACGAAGCCGAGCGAAGGGCCGAGAGCGGTTCCTGA
- a CDS encoding DUF1328 domain-containing protein, with product MLYYAVVFLVIALVAGVLGFGGIAGASAGIAQILFFVFLALLVLSLVAGLFRRA from the coding sequence ATGCTCTATTATGCTGTGGTCTTTCTCGTGATCGCCCTCGTTGCCGGCGTGCTCGGCTTCGGCGGCATTGCCGGCGCCTCCGCCGGCATCGCGCAGATCCTGTTCTTCGTCTTCCTGGCCCTTCTGGTCCTGTCGCTGGTCGCAGGCCTCTTCCGCAGGGCATGA
- a CDS encoding TIGR00645 family protein, which yields MKSLELLVERIILSSRWILVVFYLGLVAALAVYAVSFLYKFLKVAKNVFVFDDAEMILAMLGLIDAALVASLILMVMIAGYENFVSRFDEAEKDVSFLGKLDAGSLKIKVASSIVAISSIHLLQVFLNVQQYTEGRLMWMTLMHLAFVVSAVLLGFLEQIMGKLKG from the coding sequence ATGAAATCCCTCGAACTTCTGGTCGAACGCATCATCCTGTCCAGCCGCTGGATTCTGGTGGTCTTCTATCTCGGCCTCGTCGCGGCGCTCGCCGTCTATGCCGTTTCCTTCCTCTACAAGTTCCTCAAGGTCGCCAAGAACGTCTTCGTCTTCGACGATGCCGAGATGATCCTCGCCATGCTGGGCCTGATCGACGCCGCGCTGGTCGCAAGCCTCATCCTCATGGTCATGATCGCCGGCTATGAGAACTTCGTCAGTCGCTTCGACGAGGCCGAGAAGGATGTCTCCTTCCTCGGCAAGCTCGATGCCGGCAGCCTGAAGATCAAGGTCGCCTCGTCCATCGTCGCGATCTCGTCGATCCACCTGCTGCAGGTCTTCCTCAATGTGCAGCAATATACCGAGGGTCGCCTGATGTGGATGACGCTGATGCACCTTGCCTTCGTCGTCTCGGCCGTGCTGCTCGGTTTCCTCGAGCAGATCATGGGCAAGCTGAAGGGCTGA
- a CDS encoding PIN domain-containing protein, whose translation MTRYLLDTNILSNIVKPQPSESLLAWWAEQRDENLFVASLTIAEIRRGVLEKPRGKKRDALDAWFSGPEGPQELFAGRILSFDDKAGLIWARLMADGKAAGRPRSALDMIIASVAGANDCIVVTDNEKDFAGLEFVNPLRPVE comes from the coding sequence GTGACGCGCTACCTCCTCGATACGAACATCCTCAGCAACATCGTCAAGCCGCAGCCGTCGGAATCGCTACTGGCGTGGTGGGCGGAGCAACGCGACGAAAACCTGTTCGTCGCCTCGTTGACCATCGCAGAAATTCGGCGTGGCGTTCTCGAAAAGCCACGCGGCAAGAAGCGCGATGCTCTCGATGCCTGGTTTTCGGGACCGGAGGGGCCGCAAGAGTTGTTCGCCGGCCGCATTCTCTCGTTCGATGACAAAGCGGGCCTGATCTGGGCGCGATTAATGGCGGACGGCAAGGCCGCTGGCCGCCCGCGCAGCGCTCTCGACATGATCATCGCTTCTGTCGCAGGTGCAAACGACTGCATTGTGGTTACGGACAACGAGAAGGACTTTGCCGGGCTGGAGTTCGTCAATCCGCTGCGTCCGGTGGAATGA
- a CDS encoding ABC transporter ATP-binding protein, producing the protein MTDGEILIDVKGVAKHFGDGETRVDALRDVDLQVRAGEVIALLGPSGSGKTTLLNVIGCILAPSAGKVTLDGETVFDGQWLRRDLRRLRLDKIGFIFQTHNLLPFLTAEENVAVVLDLAGWSVEKGRARAGDLLGYLEVDHRAAAKPALLSGGEAQRVAIARALANRPRIILADEPTAALDGKRAGLVMDLLRKLAVEQEACIVTVTHDEKIFDRFDRLVHLRDGRLADA; encoded by the coding sequence ATGACGGACGGCGAAATCCTGATCGACGTGAAGGGTGTGGCCAAGCATTTTGGGGACGGCGAAACCCGTGTCGATGCGCTGCGCGACGTCGACCTTCAGGTTCGCGCCGGCGAGGTGATCGCTCTTCTTGGCCCCTCCGGCTCGGGCAAGACCACGCTGCTCAACGTCATCGGCTGCATCCTGGCGCCATCGGCGGGCAAGGTGACGCTGGACGGCGAGACGGTGTTCGACGGGCAATGGCTGCGGCGCGACCTGAGGAGGCTCAGGCTCGACAAGATCGGCTTCATCTTCCAGACCCATAACCTTTTGCCTTTCCTGACTGCGGAGGAGAACGTCGCCGTGGTCCTCGACCTCGCCGGCTGGTCGGTTGAGAAGGGTCGCGCGCGTGCCGGCGATCTGCTCGGTTATCTCGAGGTCGACCACCGCGCCGCGGCCAAGCCAGCGCTCCTGTCGGGTGGCGAGGCGCAGCGAGTGGCCATTGCGCGGGCGCTGGCCAACCGTCCCCGCATCATCCTAGCCGACGAACCGACCGCCGCGCTCGACGGCAAGCGGGCCGGACTGGTGATGGACCTTCTGCGCAAGCTTGCCGTCGAGCAGGAAGCCTGCATCGTCACCGTCACCCATGACGAGAAGATTTTTGACCGTTTCGACCGCCTGGTCCACCTGCGCGACGGCAGGCTGGCCGACGCGTGA
- a CDS encoding ABC transporter permease, giving the protein MNLALKDIRHGLFRFVLTCFGLGLLMTVVLSMIGIYNGLVADALAVVKAPAADVWVVESGTKGPFAEASNIPLTTRDAVARMPGVTEAGAINFQNIEAAHAGASLRLYVIGYEPGHPGGPQRIAEGRGIGTSHFELVADRKTGLLTGETIHLGRNRFIVVGLVEGAMNAGGDPAVYITLADAMALQTELDPAAQRVQAARGTVSVKSASVAAVIARLAPGADVELLTATVRQWKHLAALTQAEQEDILVSSVVDLARRQIGLFLGILLSVSAVVIALIIYTMTMEKLKQIATLKLIGAPDRTIIGLIVQQALILGASGWGIGLVLILTVKDYFPRRVVLEPFNVMVLAGIIFAVCIAASGLGVRAAMKVDPATALGS; this is encoded by the coding sequence ATGAACCTTGCCCTCAAGGATATACGCCACGGACTGTTCCGCTTCGTCCTCACCTGTTTCGGGCTGGGGCTCTTGATGACAGTCGTGCTGTCGATGATCGGCATCTATAACGGCCTTGTCGCCGATGCGCTGGCGGTGGTGAAGGCGCCGGCAGCAGATGTCTGGGTGGTCGAGAGCGGCACTAAAGGGCCGTTCGCCGAAGCCTCGAACATCCCGCTGACCACGCGCGACGCCGTGGCGCGGATGCCCGGCGTGACTGAGGCCGGCGCGATCAATTTCCAGAACATCGAGGCTGCCCATGCCGGCGCTTCGCTGCGGCTCTACGTCATCGGCTACGAACCGGGACATCCCGGCGGCCCGCAGCGCATCGCCGAGGGGCGCGGCATCGGCACAAGCCATTTCGAACTGGTGGCAGACCGCAAGACTGGTCTTCTGACCGGCGAGACGATCCATCTCGGACGCAACCGCTTCATCGTGGTCGGGCTGGTCGAAGGGGCAATGAACGCGGGCGGCGATCCGGCGGTCTATATCACGCTGGCGGACGCGATGGCGCTACAGACAGAGCTTGACCCGGCAGCGCAGCGCGTTCAGGCGGCGCGGGGTACCGTTTCGGTCAAGTCCGCTTCGGTCGCGGCCGTGATCGCACGGTTAGCGCCGGGCGCGGATGTCGAATTGCTGACCGCGACCGTGCGGCAGTGGAAACATCTGGCGGCCCTGACGCAAGCCGAGCAAGAGGACATTCTGGTCTCCTCGGTGGTCGATCTGGCGCGGCGGCAAATCGGCCTGTTTCTCGGCATCCTGCTCAGTGTTTCAGCGGTGGTGATCGCGCTCATCATCTACACGATGACGATGGAGAAGCTGAAGCAGATCGCTACACTGAAGCTGATCGGCGCGCCCGACCGCACCATCATCGGGCTGATCGTGCAGCAGGCGCTGATCCTCGGCGCTTCAGGCTGGGGGATCGGGCTCGTGCTGATCCTGACGGTGAAGGACTATTTCCCACGCCGGGTGGTGCTGGAGCCGTTCAACGTGATGGTGCTGGCCGGGATCATCTTCGCCGTCTGCATCGCCGCCTCGGGTCTTGGCGTACGGGCGGCAATGAAGGTCGATCCGGCCACGGCTCTGGGGAGCTGA
- a CDS encoding efflux RND transporter periplasmic adaptor subunit — protein MFGAAAVVLLFGVGVLFLTERPLTVNVVQAEQDVALRIYGLGSVEARILSRVGFEVGAALTGLAADVGDRVVRGQELATLDPAEQEARTARARAAVEANVAALARAEATVARASTVLAQRQAANQRQQGLAQRDVTSIQRAEEAQRDEDVARADLAVAEADVAVIRAQGADAAAALQQENVLLARHRLSAPYDAVIVTRHAEAGTVVRAGDPIFTLIAPETVWIQAYVDEERAGQLALGQPGTIRLRSQPQAEFQGSIARIGLESDRVNEERRIWLTCTDCPQPLYLGEQAEVRITTGNRNSALMVPEVAITGFDGHRGRVWLVRDGRLEQVELSFGARDDRGRVEVTGSLPDDAAIVARIPQGATEGRRARTRTTP, from the coding sequence ATGTTCGGTGCAGCGGCAGTGGTTCTCTTGTTCGGCGTGGGTGTGCTGTTCCTCACCGAGCGGCCGCTCACGGTCAACGTGGTGCAGGCCGAGCAGGATGTGGCCCTGCGCATCTACGGCCTCGGTTCGGTCGAGGCGCGGATTCTCAGCCGGGTGGGATTCGAGGTCGGGGCTGCCCTGACCGGGCTGGCCGCCGACGTCGGGGACCGGGTAGTCAGGGGGCAGGAACTGGCGACCCTCGATCCAGCCGAGCAGGAAGCGCGCACCGCCCGCGCCCGCGCCGCGGTCGAGGCCAATGTCGCCGCCCTCGCCCGCGCCGAGGCAACGGTGGCGCGTGCCAGTACCGTTCTGGCGCAGCGCCAGGCGGCAAATCAGCGTCAGCAGGGATTGGCGCAGCGCGATGTGACCTCGATCCAGCGCGCCGAGGAAGCGCAGCGCGACGAGGATGTGGCCCGTGCCGATCTTGCGGTTGCCGAGGCGGATGTGGCAGTGATCCGTGCTCAGGGCGCGGACGCTGCGGCAGCCCTGCAACAGGAGAATGTCCTTCTCGCCCGTCATCGGCTGAGCGCACCCTATGACGCGGTGATCGTCACGCGCCATGCCGAAGCGGGAACGGTGGTACGGGCCGGCGATCCGATCTTCACCCTGATCGCCCCGGAAACCGTCTGGATACAGGCCTATGTCGATGAGGAGCGCGCCGGCCAGCTTGCGCTTGGCCAGCCCGGCACGATCCGGCTGCGCTCGCAGCCGCAGGCTGAGTTCCAAGGCAGTATCGCCCGCATCGGGCTTGAAAGCGACCGGGTGAATGAGGAACGCCGAATCTGGCTGACCTGCACAGACTGCCCCCAGCCGCTGTATCTCGGCGAGCAGGCCGAGGTGCGCATCACCACCGGCAACCGCAACAGTGCGCTGATGGTGCCGGAGGTGGCGATCACCGGTTTCGACGGGCATCGCGGCCGGGTCTGGCTGGTGCGGGACGGACGGCTGGAGCAGGTCGAACTGTCCTTCGGCGCGCGCGACGATCGGGGCCGGGTCGAAGTCACGGGCAGCCTGCCGGACGATGCCGCCATCGTCGCCCGGATACCGCAAGGCGCGACCGAGGGGCGGCGGGCGCGGACCAGGACCACGCCATGA
- a CDS encoding TetR/AcrR family transcriptional regulator: MRKAEIVAAVLDLADQIGPDRVTTGAAASAVGVSQAALFRHFPTKAAMWLAVADHVAGELAMEWQRALAGTDNPLDRVTALMAAQLGQIAATPTLPMLLFSRELNVGNEDLRAAFRGLLMKFQALIVAELARGQDGGCLRREVAPEDAAVLLTSLVQGMAIRWSLGARNFSLIGEGKRLLEVQLRLLTVKED; this comes from the coding sequence TTGCGCAAGGCCGAAATCGTCGCGGCCGTCCTCGACCTGGCCGACCAGATCGGACCGGACCGGGTGACGACAGGCGCTGCGGCGTCGGCGGTGGGCGTAAGTCAGGCTGCCCTGTTCCGGCATTTCCCGACAAAGGCCGCGATGTGGCTTGCCGTGGCGGATCATGTGGCCGGGGAACTGGCTATGGAATGGCAGCGGGCACTGGCTGGGACTGATAACCCCCTCGACCGGGTCACAGCGCTCATGGCCGCGCAACTGGGACAGATTGCAGCCACACCGACGCTGCCCATGCTGCTGTTCTCGCGCGAGCTGAATGTCGGCAATGAGGATCTGCGCGCGGCCTTTCGAGGCCTGTTGATGAAGTTTCAGGCGCTGATTGTAGCCGAACTGGCTCGCGGTCAGGACGGCGGCTGCCTGCGCCGCGAAGTCGCCCCGGAGGATGCCGCCGTTCTGCTGACGTCGCTGGTGCAGGGCATGGCGATCCGCTGGTCGCTCGGGGCGCGCAACTTCTCGCTGATCGGGGAAGGAAAGCGGCTCCTTGAAGTACAACTTCGGCTTTTGACCGTGAAGGAAGATTAG